cctttagtgaacttAAATGAAGCACTGTCTATGATGAGCTAATTATCAGGCTAGGTTAGACCAGCAATGACTCCAACTCCATCGCAGCTTCTGAAATTGGCTCTTCAGAAAATGCACATCAACCAGGAAAGCTTTCCTTTAACAGGATTCTTTTTACAGTTTATACATGATGCATAGAACTACCTCAAAGGCTGAAAATGAAAACAAACTATCCCCGGTCTGATCGCCTGAGATCTTCATATGGAGAATACTGAAAGTGTGAAGCTTGCATTACCTTCAAAACAAGGGGTTGAGTGAACTTTGCGTTTGTACTGATTAAGTTTTTCTCAAACTACGTTTTGTGAGGTTGAAGCAGAAATGGGGCATAATAATTCCAGTAATTCAGCCATGACTGAGAGATCATCTAGGCTCAGGAATCCTTTGCAGGTGTTGTGGGTTAATTAGTTTGGCACCTTGTTTCTAGAATGATGAACTTTTTTACAATTGTCTGAACTTTCGaattggggttttcataagctgtaagccataatcatcacgggTACACACATAATGGCTTGAAATGTCTGGTTTTgtatgagtctatctcatattaGCTTCTCTTTTGAAGTTGAAtaactgacataaatgaacttttgcaccacattCTAAATGTTAGAGTTCCACCTGTAATTTTATCTTTGCTAAAGCTAAAAAAATAATTCTTCCTTTCCATAATGTTCCATCCTTTACAGTTAAAGCAAAGTTAGATATTGGTGGTATCTCCTAGACCTGCACAAAGTTTATGTCAATAATGGGCCGTGTTTAACGTAATTTTCGAGCTACTTTAAGCACAAAATTAAATTACCAGTTTGATTTATGCATACATTTACTTACCAGGAGGGGGCATGGCAAGAATGTAATTGCTTAGTTCCTGAGGCTCTCCCTGTCCGCCATCATTAGAAGCAATGACTCTCACCCAGTACATGGCCATGGACTTCATGCCCTTTACTGTATATGTTGTCATGGTTATTGCATTAGAGTTGCATCGATCCCAGTCTGTATTTTCTGCAGGTCTGATCTCCACAAAATATCCTTTTGCTTCGTCTTCAACCCCCTTAATATCCTTGGGTTTGGTCCAAGACAGTGACAGGGTTGTGTAGGTGGAATCTGTCACTTTCAAGTCAAGCACTTTACCAGGAGGCTCTGTACACATGAAATTCAGTGCCAGATGTTATTATATCACACTAATACTTAATGCAGTTTATACATTTTGACAGTTCTATTATGTTTTCAAACCTCCACCTACTTTTAGGGTCTCTGGCAAACACAAACTCGGATGGTGTGCTGTATTCACCGGCTCCTGAGTTGTTGATTGCAGAGACACGGAACTCGTATTCCATGCCTTCAACCACATCCTTAACAGCACATTTACTGCCTGCAGCAAACGATTGACATATAGAAGTGTATCATAACATCAGTGGTTAGAAAGCAAATAAAAAGTAGTGGAAGAAGACTAATCCAGTTACCTTTGATCATCTCATTTGGTGGGTTGACTAGGCCCCAGAGGTTGCTGCCCTTCTTGCGTTTTTCAAGGTTGTATCCCAGGATACTGGTTCCACCGGTGTCAGAAGGAGGAGACCAGGTGACGTTGATGCAGTCTTTAAAGACACTGACAACCTTTGGTGCTGATGGAGGTGCAGGGTATGCTGAAAACGCAATCGGTTGGATTATGTAATTGGTTTATTGATCATTTAAAGTGGACATTGTATTGATGAGGTGAGTGGAAATATTTTAAACCTGGGTTTACCTTTTGTCCCAGCTTGAATGTCCTCTGTTTCCATCAGATCACTAGTGCCCATTTCAGTCTCCACCTTGATACGATAGCAGTATCTACGGCCATGATCCACGTCACTGTCCCGGTATTGGGCGACCGGACCAATAGGCCCCACCTTCTTCCAGGTGTTTCGGCCAATTTGCTGTCGTTCAAGAATATAGTGTTGTATCTTGCAGCCACCACTATCTTTTGGTGGTCTCCACTTGAAGTCAATTACAGAAGAACTGGCTTCAACTATCTCCAAAGGTCCCATTGGAGGTGTTGGTTTATCTGTCAGAAAAACATCACAGCTTGATAAATATTAACATGTCTTGATTTAACGTTCAGATTGACCTCCTATTTCCACCAAAAATTTGAAGTTCTGTAAAAATCTGTCCTTTGCATACCCAGCACATTAAGTTGGCTGATGGCTTCAGCAGTACCAAACTCGTTTTTGAGTTTTATCTTGATTTCACCACTGTCTTTACGCTGAAGCTTCAGCAAAAGCAAGCGTGTGCTCCCTTCTGAGGTCTCAATCTTGGTGTTGCCTTCATCTGCGAGTTCTTCCCCTTCATTGTACCACTGGACTTTTATAGGCTCTCGCCCAATGAAACTCACATTGAAAGTAGCCTTATGTCCCTTTTTCACGGTAACAGGATTTTTAAATGCTTCTAACTCCTCTGCAATGAATCGAGGCGGATCTGAAATCAAAATACAAGACATTCAAGATGGTTATTTTACAAGTCACTATTGGTGCCAAAAAAATGAAGAGTGGAGTTGAAAaattttagggttgtcacggtaaccggtgtagcggtaaaccccggtaaaaaaaagttgacattaataataaccgtcttgttttttaaaaaaaatatatctcggtggattaccgcggctgcggtgtaggcgcggtgacccttaccagcccccgtatcatctgctgaagttgccggcggcacatgcgcactttgttgtttacgaccaaaactttcttgaagctaaagctgaaataatggccaaaggaggagacagcagcgctcaggacatttattatccctcaatgaagacaaagtgggaagtacggggattttttggatatttgaagaatgccgaaggACAGAATAGAAGATAGCTATCCtgattgcagcacgtgcagaaaaagtgtctgtgaaaggcagcaacgcttcaaatctcatgacacatctgcgtgaccatcacccacaactctacagtcaacgcaaggcaagtttacgttagcgttttagctaaattgCGTGATCCGAGGTTTTAGTTTGAGGGAGAAtttaacgagtcgctatataaagcagccgcagcaccgctacctgcatataaaccgtgtcgcggacacccccatgttgaaatgacgctatgcattacggggctcccaggggcagataagagttggtctctctccgagaataattatgaatttaacaatgattactgcctgatgacattttcccaaatctgcaaagctcactggaaggacacaaaccgaggacgatattttcctgatatagggattattactcaagtaagggtaaaaacgtatctgattagaaggctacttgagtactgagtatcatctgatctgatatttttaaaatgatgagatcagacagagaaaaaaaagttatgggcaagtattggtattttaaagactaaaggggaaatatgtaaacaaataaacaacataattacagaataacacattttaggcaaaacttagacacaaaccgaggtcaatattttcctgatatacagggtttattttgaaaatataacacgtttaaaaaaataccgcgataataccaaaaaccgtgataatttctgtcacaataaccgtgaggttaaattttcacaccgtggcaACCCTACCTGTGATGCACACCCCTGAATGATTTAAATGTGTTCAGCACCAATTGTACATATATTTTTAAGTTTTAGTATTTTCCTTTTACCCTCAACAGCAATTTCAGCCTCTGTCTTTCGTCCATCTGCTTCAAACTTATATTTCCCAGCATCTTCCTCTGTGATTTTGAGAATTTTCAGTCTGTGGAAACATCCGTCCTTTGAAATAGTCAGATTCTCAGATGATTTAATCTGGGAAATCAACAAGAAAAGGTTTTTGGGATTTAATTGGTTTAGTACCATTCAGGAAACACATTTGATAATGAGACTTTAAGCTCACCTCAGCTCCATCTTTGTACCAGATCCCTGCACAGTCTTCTTTGCTAACTTTACACTCCAGCTCTGCTGCTTCTCCAATAACAGCTTTGCAGTCAGAGAGGCCAGCTTGGAAGTGAACCCCTGGGTCTAAGAGGTTATTAATGAGCAAATTAGTAAACAGAGATGCTCCAGATATGTTCCACAGGGAGATATGCTGAAAGAGTTTTGTTGAATTGTTTGGAAATTCTGATGCTGTGGCATTACGGTTACCACAAATTAATTCATTACAGCACAGGTAACTCTCTTGAAATATATacatagcctagaaatctagacagactgtaTCAGAAGTAAGAGGATTTTGGTCTGCAGGTCGCTCTAGCCACACTCCtttggagcctcagcaggcccaacagtcatgtgtcttgccaatcatggCACTCTATTGATTTGGTAGGTGAGATTTTGCGAtcgagtgaaaaaaaaaacaaagatggtggtggctcatttgaaatggctttggcatcaactttggactatttagacttgggcttttcatgcagtcaagagcagatagggaTATGTTGCGTCTTCTTCTgaagacagcagtagctcaggaagtagagcaggttgtccagtaatctgaaggttgcaggttcgagcctaccggtggtggtcggagggactggtggcaccaatgTTCGGCAAGCTTTGCCTATGTCAATGCAccgcagggaagctgtggctacaatgtagctcatcactaacagcttgtgaatgtgtttgtgattggttgaatgactgattgtgttgtgaagcaccttggggggttgtagaaccctaagaaggtgctatacaaatacaggccatttaccatttcttcgATGGCGTACAGGTGGActaccctgttgactgacatccatagcggtgagcaggccacgttgttcgttgtccaataacATGCAGagatagtttgaaagacaaccattgaTTCCACCTGACGGCTCGTGGCCAGACTATGTATTCACATACATAGGATGGCTTTTCAGGCTACTGAAAATAAACTTACCTCATAGTTTTATATACACTGAGTCTTAAATTTATAGTGTGATTTTGGTAGAAATCCCATGTAATAAATATAAGTATTTTTTGAAAGATTTAGCCTTTATTTGCACTTGATGAAGACACCTTCCTCATTAGGGCAATTCTTAATTGTCTTGCTTCAAAGAGTTTCGTTTTTGCAGCTTAATAGAGAAAAACTCTTTGTAAAGCTTAACTGAAAGTCTCTGGTGGTATTCATTTGCCTCTGTTCACTTAGTCTTAACAGAAAGACAGCCTATTAAGAAATGAAATCTCCGATCAGTACTGGCATTTTCTTCGCCGTCTGAAAAATGTATTAGTTTGTCTGACGTGAATTCTGTCCTTGGTGAAATTAAAAAATTGTTTGAGCATATTGGTCCTACAAGGTCAGCTCAAGTTAGCCTCTGCTGTCCGGCTTTGTAAAAGTGCATCTATAGACGTCAGGAGCAGAATCTCTTCCTTTCGTTTGCATGAAAATCATTTTCTTCAATGCACCGACTCATCCTGAAGTCAGTCACAGCAAGCGATGATGTTAACATAGATGCACAAAAAAGCACAGATGCATCTGACGTTagaaagacaaacacacacacacacgatgtgaCACAAACGGTACGTTTTCTGCAGAAAACCAACCTGTAGATCAAAGAATATATATTAAATGACAAATAAGACAAATGACGAGTAAAAATGTGTCAAATACAGAAGAGATAAAAACAGGAATGCATCAAATTTCATAAGCGTCTATTTCAGCCCTGCCCAGGTTTAAATCAACACACATCCTTTTTTAACCCTCAAATCCCCCCTAATTTTTTCCATTCATTCGATGACTTTATGCAGTGACGATGCCTCCCATGCAGCAGTCGATTCACTGCCCTGAAGTCTTACCACTAACTGTCTCCTCCATCAACGGGCCGTGCCTTGCATGACCTGAATGGCTGCCAGATGCTGCTGGCTCACCTCCATCTGCACTCTGACCATTTTCAGGGGATTCATCACATCAGGCTGCTGTACCACAGCCGCTTTCACCCCTGGCATCAAtttctttcagtttttttttcttttttttttttttgctttcactTTTAAGGGATCTTGTCATATATCCAATGTTTCTCATTTGCTGATGGGTATgccttacaaataacataaagaaaaTGAAACCTGTAAGGACAGAAGTAAAAAAGTCTCCAAACAGAATTATGGAAAATGATGAAACCCGTTTTGTAACTTTTGAATGTTTCTCGTTTGGAAACCACGTGGAAGTAGTTGGTCAAACACAGCTAACAGTTCTGATTTCAATTACACACAATTACATTGACATTGTCCAGTAACATACACATGAAAGAGAAACATGTCTACAAACATGAAAGCACCATTGTTATGTATGAAACACAGAAGTAGACACAACTGCTCATAAAGCTTTTAGAAATGGGAAAATGTGAAGACTTGAGGAGCACAAACCTGGAATCTTCTCTACAGAAAACAAATATGGAtgaactttgtagtttttgtttgAAAGAGAAACAAAATGGACTCCCTGTTGAGTTCCAGAATAAAACAACACAACTTAAATTCTTACCTATAATTGTGTCTGGGACCAGCGGACCAGCCCTTATTCGTTTCTTGCTTTTTCCTCCATCCCCTTCCTTTCCTCCACCTTCTCCTGCCTCTCCCATACCTCCTTCTCTGTGCCCCCCTCCCCCATCTCCCCCTTCTTCCTCTGCTTCTCCATCTGAATCATCAAAAAAATCCTCATCTTCATCAAAATCTTCTTCCCAGTCTTCACCCTCGGCACCTTCAGCTTCACCCCCAGGTGTAACATCTTTGAGTCCTCCTTTACCTTCAGCTGCAGTACCACCTCTGTGTTCAGCACCTCCTGCACCAGCCCCTGCAGCTCCACCTGCAGCACCTCCTGCACCAGCCCCTGCAGCACCTCCTGCACCAGCCCCTGCAGGTCCACCTGCAGCACCTCCTGCACCAGCTTTTGCAGCTCCACCTGTAGCACCTCCTGCACCAGCCCCTGCAGCACCACTCTTGCCACCtacaccagcagcagcaacatctcctgttttctttgttttttttatggTTCCATCTttgccagcagcagcagctctttttGCCTTTGCAGCCTCTCTGGCTGCAGCTTTTGCAGCAGCTTTTGCAGCAGCTTTGGCCTCAGCTGCTGCCTTTTTGGCTGCTTCTTTTTCAGCTCGAGCAGCTTCTTCTGCCGCTTCCTTCTCTGCTTGAGCTTTTTTGGCAAGTTCCATTTTCTCCTCCATTTCCTTCTGATACCTTTCTTGTTGTTCTTTGGCTACTCTCAAAAGTTCCTCATCATTGCCGGCGCCAGCAATGGTCGTTTTCCGAGCCGTCTTCTTAGCTTTTTTGTCAGCATTTTTGTCAGCTATGAAAACAAAATTGTGTTATGAATAATTTTCAATTTAATATTCAGCATTATGTTAGCCacttatcagaaaaaaaattagaacataAATGTTTTCTCACTTTCAACAATAAGCCACGCATTGCAGGACTTGATTCCTGCCACAGCGGCATAGATACCAGCATCCAAAGGCAAACAGTCCTTCACAATCAGCTTGTGGATGAGCTTATCTTCAGATACTATGATCTCATGTTTCCCACTGTTTGACAGCAGTGCACTTTTCCCATACCATTTGACCTCATTCATCGGTGTAGTGAGAACACATTGAAAAAGGGCGTCCTGTCTTTCTTCTGCTTTGACCTCTTGTATTTTAACAGCAAAGTCAACATCTTGCactgaaaagtaaaaaaatacaaataaataagtAACTGAGAGGACTAAATGAATATTAACGCAGTTTAATGTCATTTCTAGTTggacagtttaaaaaaaaaagctagaAAGCTAAAATTAAATTGCACACAATTGCAGATCCCAGTCATGCACACAAAGTCACAAAATTGCATTTAAAGAGCCACAGCTGAAAATATAATCCCTCCTGAATttattactttacaccagaagatatggagatgtgtaacttcagtCCGAGCAACACTTTCTGGGTGTGTCTATTGAAATTTCCTGAGGTTATTGAGTTTGAAAACTGCCCCCCGTCGGGAGACTCCTGACTGAGGAGAGAAGACAAGAGGAGCGGAGCTCACAGAGGATGGACATTATTATACAGCAGAGAGCAGAAACTTACAATGTTGACAGGTCTGTTCATTGTTGACAAAACTCTTGGTCTGGTATTGGGTTACTCTGATTCTGAAGAGTAATATTCACCCTCTGATAAAGATATCCACGTGTCCAGTGAGATGGAAAGTGATGCTGTGTAGCAACGAAGTCTGTATGCTTCACGAGAGTAAACACGCTTCACACACAATCCAAAGCTCATTTCACTGTGTTAAGGACATGGTGGACGTGGAAAGGATAATAAAAACATAGCTAACTGCGGCAGATGTAGTGGGAAtgtgaaagaagaaaaaagcCGGGCAGAAGTGGTAGATATGAAACTGAAAGTAAAAAGTGCGTCACATAATTTATATGAATATTCCAGCAATCaataaaacagcattactaaAAGAGGGAAAAACTTTACTTTGAAAATCGGTACGAACGTACGATTTTTATGAAGCAAAGAGCAAGTTGCCACATGAGGGCGGACCGAGATGAACCAAAAATGAGGTTCATCTGATGGTCTGTTTCGGACGTGTTGTTTCAGTTATTTGGGTGTTTCGGCCGAAAACCAAAAATGCACTTTTGGGTCATTTATGGCCGAAGATTTTCAGTGGCCGaatttttggtgcatccctatatatatattatatacaaaCCTATTCTtttacacaatactttaatcacttttgtgaatcgcctgcaaCGACGGCTTAGttacttattcacaaggatgcagtcatgtatttaattattgagatatgtgattgtttgttttgcagtatcctacatggtactactgtagatcattttttaatgtatatattgtatatcatgtttctatttcacctgttcctttgtctctccgactgctttgagcatgtacatgacacaagaatttccctcgggataaataaagttgttcttatcttatcttatcttatcttgtaTTAACTTCACGAAGAAGAGTGCAACTGATTTCCTTTAATTAAAATGTACTTTTGAAGATCTAAATCCACATAATCCTCTTACCTAGCCTTTCCATTGGATGCGTAAGCAATGTCTAAGGTAATAGAGGCGTTTCCCCCGCAAGCTCCCTTCTAACCCCAAGAGTTTCAGATGCAAAACAGGAGCAAAAGCGCTCCACACTGCTGGCATCGCAACTTCACAAAATCTTGAGAGAATTGCAAAACAATGCGCGGTTTTGGCGGTTCACATGATAACGAGAAAGGAAAGAGATTGCTGCTCATCACCAAAAAGGTCTGAatttttttctgttctgtttacctcggctACAGAGGCTTCACAGGAAAAGACGTATGGTTTTTATGAGTTGAAGTCAATCAACTGGGAATCTGCAagtgacttttatttagaaagtttccagatgttttacactgcttttgtgtttgacttcctgtctgatctGCTGAGTTTTACATGTTGTGGAAGCATAGTTTGTACAAAAATTGACTGAAATGTGAGCAACATAGCTGCTGGTGGCCAGGAGTTCGATTttccttttaactcattcactgccaatgatgactaaagtcgtcatttgcatgtttttactgtgtgggcgtcagaatgagcccccgcactgcgagaacaaacatctcagctctaaagccgatcttcatctgcatacgtcacacgtcacgtgatcaggaagcagaaaatccatgtgttaggagatcgttttggtccgctgctgtaaaaaaaaagtgaagcgTGAACcgcaaaagcttctgctgatcacaattcaacaacggattatgaaagaacggataacgctcgaaacacgcggattcttcctgatgtaagaggtgagtctccgctttgtttcagttgttttggcgtcgacatcatcctagttctgtgactcttaaaaaaacagtaaaaacggtgagaaacgctggcagcgaagggctttatcgatcaggaaacggctggcagcacaTTGATTTAACTGGACCGTACCTTTAAAATCTGTGGAGAACACATTGACTCCCTCAACATCCACTGAGTACAGCCCACCGTCGTCCTTCCCCAGGTTTTTAATCGTGAAAATGTACTTTTTGCCCACTTGCTTTAAACTGTGCTTCATTCCTTCACCCTCTTCTTTGGTGAATGGAACCATGACACCATCCTGCAAATGTTATCAACAAGACAAGTTAACATTCTTCACAGAATCAAATACAGTCATTTACGTAAAACTGCCTCACCTTGTACAGAAATATTTTACTGCTCTGGTCCATGAGGTCCATGTCTAACTCAATAGTTGCACAGTCATCATCTTTGACCTCAATGGGTTTTAGGTTCCTGATATGTGTGATGAACTAGGAAAACAAATGAGTAAATGTGCAAAAAACCTTTATTGTATAAATGTATGATGTAGTAGAAATAACTGATGTTGACAGAATGAATAACCTGTGCAATCTCCTCCTCTCGCTCCTTTTTCATTTCAGTAAGTTTCTTCAGCATCCCACGGAAGTCAGTGATGCCGAACTCGGCACAGATCTTCTCGTAATCTTTCTTTTCTGCACTAAGCAGGATTTCCCAAACCTTTTCACCTGCTTCCATCGGCTTTCCCTCCCGTGTTCCATCTGGATTACTGCAGAGTAAACAATTGGTTGATGATTTCTGCTACGTCTGATGAGtttcttaaaaaagaaaaacactcaaGCTTTTAGCATTTCACTCACCGTGTTTTAAGCTTTTTTCTTAAGTCTGTCATGTCTAAGGAACcattcaaaacaaacaaaaaagaatgaatacgatttttaaaaacaatataaaTATTTAGATACAAAATAAATAGGATCACTTCATAATTTCAAGTATCAAGCAGTTGATATTTGTCTGTCCTGGTTGTTATTTTGCCCTAAATGGTACATATAACTACTTTTTTTCTTACGTCATATAGTCTATGGTCAATACACAGCATTTAATTTATTAATATTCAAAAAGAGAACATAGTGAACATTGTAAAGGAAATACACAGCATTTTTATGACATTATTTGCACAAAATCGTTCTCACAATAATAATTCTGTAGTTTTTTTCTCGACAGTTTAaagaccttccagaatgagccgtttcatggGTCTGTCACATTAAGAAAGCAACCTGAAGCTGGCCGCATTCTTATTcctctgtttgtgacatcacaaatggaagATTTTTTAACGGCTTGTTTTCCTCACATATTTCCTGACAGAGGACAGATGGAACGATTTATTTTTTCACCCGCGTTTAgaatgtttatagaggcagtagagacccacatggcagcacaaaatacTAAGAACAAATTAAAGAAAAGCCCCATTTTAGAACCCTCACCTTCTCCTAGTGTCTTTTGGAGCTCCTTTGTTTTGGAGAATCCCACTGCGAacaaatcatttaaaaatgttttgttgtCTGGATCTCTGTTGTTTTCATATACTTTGGTGAATGATATGAATCATACCCTCAATAACATTCAGAACAACGGTACAAACTGCTCTCCCATATTTATTTGCTGCGTAACACTTGTAGGTGTCAGCATCTTCTGGAGCCACCTTTGGAAACTAAGGGCAATAACCGGATTATTGTCATATTATAATTTAAAAGTGTTTACATGTAGTATTTACATTGGATTGCCATCATTTAGGGTTTTATGAAGCTTACCTCAAGCCTATGCTCCTGCGTTGCCGCGTCATATTTTTGGATGCAAACATCAGGATGAAAAAACATTTCTCCATTGGCTCTGCTCCACGTTACAGTAGGTGTTGGATCGCCGACCACGATGGATTTAAAGACGGCTGATTTACCTGTAATGAAAAATTCCTAATTGGTGGAACTTTTTTATTCCCATCTTTTTAATGAGAAAGTTTAGGGATTGTAAATTTTTATACTCAGTGTACCAAATCTACCATGTATCGTACTACATCACATTGCACTTTCCACATTTATACAAAACACTTACAAAATAATTTGTTGTAAGAAAGTGATACCGTAACCCACAAAAAAGTTAATTGTTAGAAAAGTGAAATTATCTTATAATCTCTACTTTGATTTTTGCTTGGGTGGTGGCgctacaattattattatttagtcaTTTCTCCTTCCTCGTGAGGTGATGGTGACAGAAAGGTTAAGTGTCCATTCTGTAATTGGAAGGTTACAGGTTCGAGCCCTGGTCTGTCACTGTCATTGGGTTCCAAtcaagactgattgtgttgtaaagcaccttcagGGGTTCTTGGACtccagaaggtgctatatcagatACAGGTCATTCACCTTATTAAACAAACAAGCTTTACTCTACCCTAACCCAAAAAATGACACAAAACATCCTCAGAAATTTGACAAATTACATTGAGACTATTTCAGGATGAGCACAGTTCTGCTGAACATTTCTTCTGACCAAACCAACTGTGTCTTTTAGCTCTGGGATTTTTTACTTTATAATTTTTTGTTAAAATCAAAAAGTAAAGCAAAGAAATTCACGAAGGAGATTCTGGGAGAAGATAAAATGTAAATTTGCA
This sequence is a window from Nothobranchius furzeri strain GRZ-AD chromosome 3, NfurGRZ-RIMD1, whole genome shotgun sequence. Protein-coding genes within it:
- the igfn1.1 gene encoding immunoglobulin-like and fibronectin type III domain-containing protein 1.1 isoform X2: MITQFVEQLPDGKTTPDFTRKPIAITIQEGKSAVFKSIVVGDPTPTVTWSRANGEMFFHPDVCIQKYDAATQEHRLEFPKVAPEDADTYKCYAANKYGRAVCTVVLNVIEVGFSKTKELQKTLGEDMTDLRKKLKTRNPDGTREGKPMEAGEKVWEILLSAEKKDYEKICAEFGITDFRGMLKKLTEMKKEREEEIAQFITHIRNLKPIEVKDDDCATIELDMDLMDQSSKIFLYKDGVMVPFTKEEGEGMKHSLKQVGKKYIFTIKNLGKDDGGLYSVDVEGVNVFSTDFKVQDVDFAVKIQEVKAEERQDALFQCVLTTPMNEVKWYGKSALLSNSGKHEIIVSEDKLIHKLIVKDCLPLDAGIYAAVAGIKSCNAWLIVETDKNADKKAKKTARKTTIAGAGNDEELLRVAKEQQERYQKEMEEKMELAKKAQAEKEAAEEAARAEKEAAKKAAAEAKAAAKAAAKAAAREAAKAKRAAAAGKDGTIKKTKKTGDVAAAGVGGKSGAAGAGAGGATGGAAKAGAGGAAGGPAGAGAGGAAGAGAGGAAGGAAGAGAGGAEHRGGTAAEGKGGLKDVTPGGEAEGAEGEDWEEDFDEDEDFFDDSDGEAEEEGGDGGGGHREGGMGEAGEGGGKEGDGGKSKKRIRAGPLVPDTIIDPGVHFQAGLSDCKAVIGEAAELECKVSKEDCAGIWYKDGAEIKSSENLTISKDGCFHRLKILKITEEDAGKYKFEADGRKTEAEIAVEDPPRFIAEELEAFKNPVTVKKGHKATFNVSFIGREPIKVQWYNEGEELADEGNTKIETSEGSTRLLLLKLQRKDSGEIKIKLKNEFGTAEAISQLNVLDKPTPPMGPLEIVEASSSVIDFKWRPPKDSGGCKIQHYILERQQIGRNTWKKVGPIGPVAQYRDSDVDHGRRYCYRIKVETEMGTSDLMETEDIQAGTKAYPAPPSAPKVVSVFKDCINVTWSPPSDTGGTSILGYNLEKRKKGSNLWGLVNPPNEMIKGSKCAVKDVVEGMEYEFRVSAINNSGAGEYSTPSEFVFARDPKKPPGKVLDLKVTDSTYTTLSLSWTKPKDIKGVEDEAKGYFVEIRPAENTDWDRCNSNAITMTTYTVKGMKSMAMYWVRVIASNDGGQGEPQELSNYILAMPPPVRPRFTDAKIKSFMIVRAGNSARVNINFEASPWPDVIWLKDGCPVSKKVTISTSEGTSQLLITSAERSDTGIYTIIVKNIVGQEMFSIEIRVTDEPKPPGPVELDENVPGTVTISWAASPDEKRDDRLHYMVTKRDSVKKTWHVVADRIFNNKFTACNIMPGREYKFRVYAKNDMGSSNPSESPKWLIPAKKERFTVKMPDSKVCDLQCPPKFLVPLKLHTAPQGYECYMTCAVKGDPKPHVTWLRNNISLNTNTNYFISNTCGVCSLLILRVGAKDTGEYKVVAESPLGRAESSTKLSVRE
- the igfn1.1 gene encoding immunoglobulin-like and fibronectin type III domain-containing protein 1.1 isoform X1, producing the protein MLRKTKETEQTAVGQAPSAEAEKPAGEPAPGTDAEKPAGEPAPGTEAEKPAPEPVPGIKKKSKVPGVMITQFVEQLPDGKTTPDFTRKPIAITIQEGKSAVFKSIVVGDPTPTVTWSRANGEMFFHPDVCIQKYDAATQEHRLEFPKVAPEDADTYKCYAANKYGRAVCTVVLNVIEVGFSKTKELQKTLGEDMTDLRKKLKTRNPDGTREGKPMEAGEKVWEILLSAEKKDYEKICAEFGITDFRGMLKKLTEMKKEREEEIAQFITHIRNLKPIEVKDDDCATIELDMDLMDQSSKIFLYKDGVMVPFTKEEGEGMKHSLKQVGKKYIFTIKNLGKDDGGLYSVDVEGVNVFSTDFKVQDVDFAVKIQEVKAEERQDALFQCVLTTPMNEVKWYGKSALLSNSGKHEIIVSEDKLIHKLIVKDCLPLDAGIYAAVAGIKSCNAWLIVETDKNADKKAKKTARKTTIAGAGNDEELLRVAKEQQERYQKEMEEKMELAKKAQAEKEAAEEAARAEKEAAKKAAAEAKAAAKAAAKAAAREAAKAKRAAAAGKDGTIKKTKKTGDVAAAGVGGKSGAAGAGAGGATGGAAKAGAGGAAGGPAGAGAGGAAGAGAGGAAGGAAGAGAGGAEHRGGTAAEGKGGLKDVTPGGEAEGAEGEDWEEDFDEDEDFFDDSDGEAEEEGGDGGGGHREGGMGEAGEGGGKEGDGGKSKKRIRAGPLVPDTIIDPGVHFQAGLSDCKAVIGEAAELECKVSKEDCAGIWYKDGAEIKSSENLTISKDGCFHRLKILKITEEDAGKYKFEADGRKTEAEIAVEDPPRFIAEELEAFKNPVTVKKGHKATFNVSFIGREPIKVQWYNEGEELADEGNTKIETSEGSTRLLLLKLQRKDSGEIKIKLKNEFGTAEAISQLNVLDKPTPPMGPLEIVEASSSVIDFKWRPPKDSGGCKIQHYILERQQIGRNTWKKVGPIGPVAQYRDSDVDHGRRYCYRIKVETEMGTSDLMETEDIQAGTKAYPAPPSAPKVVSVFKDCINVTWSPPSDTGGTSILGYNLEKRKKGSNLWGLVNPPNEMIKGSKCAVKDVVEGMEYEFRVSAINNSGAGEYSTPSEFVFARDPKKPPGKVLDLKVTDSTYTTLSLSWTKPKDIKGVEDEAKGYFVEIRPAENTDWDRCNSNAITMTTYTVKGMKSMAMYWVRVIASNDGGQGEPQELSNYILAMPPPVRPRFTDAKIKSFMIVRAGNSARVNINFEASPWPDVIWLKDGCPVSKKVTISTSEGTSQLLITSAERSDTGIYTIIVKNIVGQEMFSIEIRVTDEPKPPGPVELDENVPGTVTISWAASPDEKRDDRLHYMVTKRDSVKKTWHVVADRIFNNKFTACNIMPGREYKFRVYAKNDMGSSNPSESPKWLIPAKKERFTVKMPDSKVCDLQCPPKFLVPLKLHTAPQGYECYMTCAVKGDPKPHVTWLRNNISLNTNTNYFISNTCGVCSLLILRVGAKDTGEYKVVAESPLGRAESSTKLSVRE